In the Octadecabacter sp. SW4 genome, one interval contains:
- a CDS encoding ABC transporter permease gives MWRRILSLILKELLASARDRQTRVVVLFAPPFLLLIYAFAITQDVNNASIGIVNYDTGIEARALINRFEGAPTFDRIIYFTTIKDASKAIDDKDVSMVLQFAPDFSRRVLAGEPAQVQILLDGRRSNTAQILLGYASRIVLAYDAELVGESGPRPPATVTSRTWFNPNADPLWFAVPALFAVMVAIVGFMVSALAIARERELGTFEQLLVSPLRPAEILAGKTLPALFVALLSATAMLVLARLVLDVPFRGSLPALYLAMVVYLAANIGIGLFISSLASTQQQAVIGLFIYMTPAVLLSGYATPVENMPDWLQWLTETNPITHFIILSKGLFLKDIPPEVIFRHTWPMALIAVVTLSAGAWLFRRKTGS, from the coding sequence ATGTGGCGGCGCATTCTTTCGCTGATCCTAAAGGAGTTGTTAGCCAGCGCACGCGACCGCCAGACAAGGGTCGTGGTTCTGTTCGCACCACCGTTTCTTTTGTTGATTTACGCATTTGCTATCACCCAAGATGTCAATAACGCATCAATTGGCATCGTTAACTACGACACCGGCATCGAGGCGCGCGCGCTGATCAATCGTTTCGAGGGCGCGCCAACCTTTGACCGGATCATCTACTTCACAACCATCAAAGACGCCTCGAAAGCAATCGATGACAAGGACGTGTCGATGGTGCTCCAGTTTGCGCCGGATTTTTCACGCCGCGTGCTGGCGGGCGAACCGGCACAAGTTCAGATTCTGTTGGATGGTCGCCGCTCGAATACCGCGCAGATCCTTCTGGGCTACGCCAGCCGCATCGTTCTGGCCTATGACGCTGAACTGGTCGGCGAAAGCGGTCCGCGACCGCCCGCCACCGTAACCTCGCGCACATGGTTCAACCCCAATGCCGACCCGCTGTGGTTCGCGGTTCCAGCTTTGTTCGCGGTGATGGTCGCCATCGTCGGTTTTATGGTATCGGCGCTGGCGATTGCGCGCGAACGCGAGCTTGGCACGTTCGAACAATTGCTGGTTTCACCGCTGCGTCCAGCCGAAATTCTTGCGGGCAAGACCCTGCCGGCGCTGTTCGTGGCGCTGCTCAGCGCCACTGCGATGTTGGTACTGGCCCGGCTTGTCCTTGATGTTCCGTTTCGAGGCTCGCTGCCGGCGCTTTATCTGGCCATGGTGGTCTATCTTGCGGCCAATATCGGAATCGGCCTGTTCATCTCGTCTCTCGCCTCAACCCAGCAACAGGCCGTCATCGGCCTGTTCATCTACATGACGCCAGCGGTGCTGTTGTCTGGCTATGCAACGCCTGTCGAAAATATGCCGGACTGGTTGCAGTGGCTGACCGAGACTAACCCGATCACGCATTTCATCATCCTCTCCAAAGGATTGTTCCTAAAAGATATTCCGCCCGAGGTAATCTTCCGCCACACTTGGCCAATGGCGTTGATCGCCGTAGTCACACTTTCGGCAGGCGCTTGGTTGTTCCGGCGCAAGACTGGGTCCTGA
- a CDS encoding NAD(P)-binding protein: MGYETDYLIVGSGASGISFADTLVSETQSHITIVDRQHSPGGHWNSAYPFVRLHQPSAFYGVASQALGSNRIDTTGGNKGLHELASGREVLAYFQTVMDRKLLPSGRVRYLPNCELLENGSIRANITQETHQINVRKSIVHSSYGAGEVPALHRRKFEVDGDVDCLTPTEIAEKQQPFEQYAVLGSGKTGADVCLWLLDQGVHPSKIVWVMPRDAWWIDRRMFQPGSEFHEFKLKYALEENEAVIAAKTLPDLFARLGHAGNLLQLDPDHTPTAYKCGTVTPAELDSLRKIETVIRLGHVTRLSRGKMTLKHGEIVVADDTVFIDCTATGIRKVASVPVFQPGHIFVQSVRTCQPTFSAAFIAHLEATIADDAQKNALSVPVPYPADDIDWIGQKMISLQNQFMWLQNKSIRDWLKSCRLDALTAGDRAPTETPELAQLSARFKDSLFPAMINLKKLNSMADAGEA, from the coding sequence TTGGGTTATGAAACTGACTATCTGATTGTTGGCAGTGGCGCCTCTGGCATTTCTTTTGCCGACACGTTGGTATCTGAAACACAGTCCCACATCACCATTGTTGATCGGCAGCACAGCCCCGGAGGCCACTGGAACAGCGCGTATCCTTTTGTGCGGCTGCACCAACCTTCTGCATTCTATGGCGTTGCCTCGCAAGCGCTTGGATCAAATCGAATAGATACCACCGGCGGCAACAAGGGCCTGCATGAGTTGGCCAGTGGCCGAGAGGTTTTGGCTTATTTTCAGACGGTGATGGATCGCAAACTCCTGCCCTCGGGACGGGTGCGCTACCTGCCGAATTGCGAGCTGTTGGAAAATGGCTCAATCCGCGCAAACATCACGCAGGAAACCCATCAGATAAACGTGCGCAAGAGCATCGTGCATTCTTCTTATGGTGCCGGAGAAGTGCCCGCCTTGCACCGCCGCAAATTCGAAGTGGATGGTGACGTCGATTGCCTGACCCCAACCGAAATAGCAGAGAAACAGCAACCTTTCGAACAGTATGCCGTACTCGGCTCGGGCAAAACTGGCGCGGACGTGTGCTTATGGCTTCTGGACCAAGGCGTTCACCCGTCAAAAATCGTCTGGGTGATGCCGCGCGATGCCTGGTGGATCGACCGTCGCATGTTTCAGCCCGGATCTGAGTTCCATGAGTTTAAGCTGAAATACGCTCTTGAGGAAAACGAGGCTGTCATCGCCGCTAAAACATTGCCCGATCTGTTTGCCCGGCTTGGACATGCCGGCAATCTACTACAATTGGACCCTGATCACACCCCTACCGCATATAAGTGTGGGACGGTCACACCTGCCGAACTGGACAGCTTGCGCAAGATCGAAACAGTAATCCGCCTTGGTCATGTAACCCGCCTGTCTCGCGGCAAAATGACGCTGAAGCATGGGGAAATTGTGGTTGCGGATGACACTGTCTTTATTGATTGCACCGCCACCGGGATTCGGAAAGTCGCAAGCGTTCCCGTTTTCCAGCCGGGGCATATCTTCGTCCAATCTGTCAGAACTTGCCAGCCAACATTCAGCGCCGCCTTCATTGCACATCTGGAGGCGACAATTGCCGACGATGCGCAGAAAAACGCGCTTAGCGTTCCAGTGCCATATCCGGCGGACGACATTGATTGGATCGGCCAAAAAATGATCTCCCTGCAAAACCAATTCATGTGGTTACAGAATAAGAGTATTCGCGATTGGCTGAAATCGTGCCGTTTGGACGCCCTGACCGCTGGCGACCGTGCGCCGACAGAGACACCCGAACTTGCGCAGTTGTCGGCACGTTTCAAAGACAGCCTGTTCCCGGCGATGATCAACCTGAAAAAGCTGAACAGCATGGCAGACGCAGGCGAGGCATAG
- a CDS encoding ferric reductase-like transmembrane domain-containing protein — MKNIKIALWGIPASLTVLWLAASLPLPDTLSPIAVRNLLVQYSGVLSLGAMSIVMLLATRAKWIEPWLNGLDKSYRLHKWLGILVLVTAVVHWLASNAPKWAVSLGLMEAPERGEPSGAIPDVGAIQAFFNSQRGLAETLGDLPFKIMVILIIIALVKRIPYKFFANTHTLLAVAYLAFVFHGVVLMDFAAWTQPLGIVVVLLMVGGVISAVMTLTRQIGRRNTVSGKVESIRTFAELDATAVTIAMEDGWKGHDAGQFAFVSFDRKEGKHPFTIASAWDPAAGRISVISKALGDYTKFLPDRLKTGGEVIVEGPYGRFTFDDAKTRQVWIGGGVGITPFIAKMKELAATPDTKTVDLIHSTKDFSAEAVEMLKADAKAAGITIHILVDDRDGFLDGARLRDLVPDWKSASVWFCGPAGFGQALRSDLLANGLVVEDFHQELFEMR; from the coding sequence ATGAAGAACATCAAAATCGCACTTTGGGGCATTCCGGCATCGCTGACTGTGCTATGGCTGGCGGCCAGCCTGCCACTTCCCGACACGCTCAGCCCGATCGCGGTCCGCAACCTTCTGGTGCAGTATTCCGGCGTGCTGAGCTTGGGGGCCATGAGCATCGTAATGCTGCTTGCCACGCGTGCAAAATGGATCGAGCCTTGGCTTAATGGCCTCGATAAATCCTATCGGCTGCATAAATGGCTCGGTATTTTGGTGCTGGTAACGGCGGTGGTTCACTGGCTTGCATCCAATGCACCAAAATGGGCGGTCTCCTTGGGTCTGATGGAGGCCCCTGAACGCGGTGAACCATCTGGTGCAATCCCGGATGTCGGGGCCATTCAGGCGTTTTTCAATAGCCAGCGCGGCTTAGCCGAAACGCTGGGCGACCTGCCGTTCAAGATCATGGTTATTCTGATCATTATCGCGCTCGTCAAACGGATCCCGTACAAATTCTTCGCCAATACCCACACGCTTTTGGCCGTCGCGTATCTGGCGTTTGTGTTCCATGGCGTTGTGCTGATGGACTTCGCAGCGTGGACGCAGCCCTTGGGCATCGTCGTCGTGCTTTTGATGGTCGGCGGTGTGATTTCTGCGGTGATGACGCTGACGCGACAGATCGGGCGGCGCAACACGGTTTCGGGCAAAGTCGAATCCATCCGAACCTTTGCGGAACTGGATGCGACAGCGGTCACCATCGCGATGGAGGACGGCTGGAAAGGCCATGATGCAGGGCAGTTCGCATTTGTCTCGTTTGATCGCAAGGAAGGCAAACATCCGTTTACGATCGCCTCGGCCTGGGATCCGGCCGCGGGTCGCATTTCCGTCATTTCCAAGGCGCTTGGCGATTACACAAAATTTCTGCCCGATAGGCTGAAAACCGGCGGCGAAGTCATTGTCGAAGGTCCATATGGGCGCTTCACGTTCGATGATGCGAAGACACGCCAAGTCTGGATCGGCGGCGGTGTCGGCATCACGCCCTTTATTGCGAAGATGAAGGAACTGGCGGCCACGCCTGACACCAAAACCGTCGATCTGATCCACAGCACCAAGGATTTCTCCGCCGAGGCCGTGGAGATGCTGAAAGCAGACGCAAAGGCGGCGGGCATCACAATACATATCCTGGTGGACGACAGGGATGGATTCCTGGACGGCGCACGGCTTCGCGATCTTGTTCCTGACTGGAAATCGGCATCGGTTTGGTTCTGCGGTCCTGCCGGTTTCGGGCAGGCGCTGCGTAGCGACCTGTTGGCCAATGGCCTCGTCGTCGAAGACTTCCATCAAGAGCTGTTCGAGATGCGCTGA
- a CDS encoding aminotransferase class III-fold pyridoxal phosphate-dependent enzyme — protein MPDTHRVPNDLDSFWMPFTATKAFKDNPRLISKAEGVRYTTVDGHELFDGTGGLWCSNAGHNHPKITKAIQDQAAAYDFVHNFNQGHPLAFEAAARVTELAPAFDHVFFTNSGSEAVDTALKIALAYHHHRGEGQRRILVGREKAYHGINFGGLSVGGLGLNKGQFGTLYPSAVHMRHTWLPENTFSRGLPEHGADLADDLQRLCDLHGGHTIAAVIVEPVSGAGGVFPPPKGYLERLREICDGNGILLIFDEVITGFGRMGTPFAHEAFGVTPDLVTCAKGMTNATVPMGGVLATAAVRDAFRNGPATMPDLFHGYTYSGHPLASAACIATLDAYRDEDIFGNAARMAGPWEDMLHGLRDLPGVMDIRNCGIIGAVHLEQKGAIGDAGRAAYNGLWDKGLIVRPVGDALCMSPPLTITQDHIDEVGAKLRAQLAG, from the coding sequence ATGCCCGATACCCATCGCGTTCCCAATGATCTTGATAGTTTCTGGATGCCGTTCACGGCGACCAAGGCGTTCAAGGACAATCCGCGCCTGATCTCCAAGGCCGAGGGTGTGCGCTATACAACCGTGGACGGGCACGAATTGTTCGACGGCACCGGCGGGCTGTGGTGTTCGAATGCGGGGCATAACCACCCGAAAATCACCAAGGCCATTCAGGATCAGGCGGCGGCTTATGATTTCGTGCATAATTTCAATCAGGGCCATCCGCTGGCCTTTGAGGCGGCAGCGCGCGTCACCGAACTGGCCCCCGCGTTTGACCATGTGTTCTTTACCAACTCGGGATCCGAGGCAGTGGATACGGCGCTGAAAATTGCGCTGGCCTATCATCACCATCGTGGTGAAGGGCAGCGCCGGATTCTGGTGGGGCGTGAAAAAGCCTATCACGGGATCAACTTTGGTGGGCTGTCCGTTGGTGGGCTGGGTCTGAACAAGGGGCAATTCGGCACGCTATATCCGTCGGCAGTTCACATGCGCCACACCTGGCTGCCGGAAAATACCTTTAGTCGTGGCCTGCCCGAGCACGGCGCGGACCTGGCCGACGATCTGCAGCGGCTGTGCGACTTGCATGGCGGTCACACGATTGCGGCGGTGATCGTCGAGCCAGTCAGCGGCGCGGGCGGGGTATTCCCGCCGCCCAAGGGCTACCTTGAGCGCCTGCGCGAGATTTGCGATGGCAACGGGATTTTGCTGATCTTTGACGAGGTGATCACCGGATTTGGCCGCATGGGCACACCCTTTGCCCACGAGGCCTTTGGCGTCACGCCTGATCTGGTGACCTGCGCCAAGGGGATGACAAACGCGACCGTGCCAATGGGGGGCGTGCTGGCCACGGCGGCCGTGCGTGACGCTTTCCGCAACGGTCCCGCGACGATGCCTGACCTGTTCCACGGCTATACCTATTCCGGTCATCCGCTGGCCAGCGCGGCCTGTATCGCCACGCTCGATGCCTACCGCGACGAGGATATTTTCGGCAATGCCGCACGTATGGCCGGCCCGTGGGAAGACATGTTGCACGGTTTGCGCGACCTGCCCGGCGTGATGGATATTCGCAACTGTGGAATCATCGGCGCGGTGCATCTGGAACAGAAAGGTGCCATCGGTGACGCGGGGCGCGCGGCCTATAACGGGTTGTGGGACAAGGGCCTGATCGTGCGGCCGGTGGGCGACGCGCTGTGCATGTCACCACCGCTGACGATTACCCAAGACCACATCGACGAGGTTGGCGCAAAACTGCGCGCCCAGCTTGCGGGATAG
- a CDS encoding helix-turn-helix domain-containing protein, whose product MAIARANGKLKGKTPKLSDRRQTELRRMYHTGDYSVSDLAELFDVSRPTVYRVLQRTPSADAPSAAV is encoded by the coding sequence ATGGCCATCGCCCGCGCCAATGGCAAACTGAAGGGCAAGACACCGAAGTTGTCGGATCGCCGCCAAACAGAGCTGCGCCGCATGTATCACACGGGCGACTATTCGGTCAGCGATCTGGCAGAGCTGTTCGACGTCTCCCGGCCAACTGTCTACCGTGTCCTGCAGCGAACACCGAGCGCAGATGCACCTTCAGCTGCGGTGTAG
- a CDS encoding carboxymuconolactone decarboxylase family protein yields MRKSRKNPEISAAFSNPILLAVPHANGCCHCTFVHTKNALEEGMSEDEVQGLHDGEFGAAPSN; encoded by the coding sequence ATGCGAAAATCGAGGAAGAACCCCGAAATCAGCGCTGCCTTTTCAAACCCCATTTTGTTGGCTGTTCCCCATGCGAACGGATGCTGCCATTGCACTTTCGTGCACACAAAAAACGCCCTTGAAGAAGGCATGAGCGAAGACGAGGTGCAGGGGCTGCATGACGGTGAATTCGGCGCAGCGCCATCCAATTAG
- a CDS encoding glutathione S-transferase family protein, with the protein MLVDGKWMENWQPVQKVDEKGRFVRQVSSFRNWITPDGSAGPTGDGGFAAEAGRYRLYVALICPWASRTLIARRLKGLDALIPVTVVSPMLTDQGWQFGGYPGADEDPLLRTDYMHQIYTHADAHFTGRATVPVLWDMKQNVMVNNESADILRMFDTAFEELVPSDLRLYPAHLASDIDTLNAEVYDRLNNGVYKAGFAGSQEAYDEATDGVFATLDMLEDRLTGPYVFGDQLTETDIRIFVTLIRFDAAYHGLFKTNRRQISDYPRLSAYMARILSLPGVAQTVNMDHITRGYYSIKALNPTGIRPVGPAHILRLLDELA; encoded by the coding sequence GTGCTTGTTGACGGTAAGTGGATGGAAAATTGGCAACCCGTGCAGAAGGTCGATGAAAAGGGGCGTTTCGTGCGTCAGGTGTCGAGCTTTCGCAATTGGATCACACCTGATGGCAGCGCCGGCCCCACCGGAGACGGCGGCTTTGCAGCCGAGGCCGGACGGTATCGGCTTTATGTGGCGCTGATCTGCCCTTGGGCGTCGCGCACGCTGATCGCGCGCAGGCTCAAGGGGCTGGATGCGCTGATACCCGTGACCGTGGTCAGCCCAATGCTCACGGATCAGGGTTGGCAATTCGGCGGCTATCCCGGTGCCGACGAGGACCCGCTTTTGAGGACCGATTATATGCACCAAATTTACACCCATGCCGATGCGCATTTCACAGGCCGCGCCACCGTTCCGGTGCTCTGGGACATGAAGCAAAACGTGATGGTGAACAATGAAAGCGCCGACATCCTGCGCATGTTCGACACCGCTTTCGAGGAGCTGGTGCCGTCAGACCTGCGGCTTTACCCCGCGCATCTTGCCTCTGACATCGACACGCTGAACGCCGAGGTTTACGATCGCCTCAACAACGGGGTCTACAAAGCTGGGTTTGCAGGCTCGCAAGAGGCCTATGACGAAGCAACTGACGGTGTTTTCGCCACGTTGGACATGCTGGAAGACCGCCTGACCGGCCCCTACGTCTTTGGCGACCAATTGACCGAGACGGATATCCGCATTTTCGTGACGCTAATCCGCTTTGACGCGGCCTATCATGGGCTTTTCAAAACCAACCGCCGCCAAATTTCCGACTACCCGCGCCTTTCCGCTTACATGGCGCGCATCCTGTCGCTGCCGGGTGTTGCGCAGACGGTGAACATGGACCACATCACCCGCGGCTACTACTCGATCAAAGCCCTAAACCCCACTGGGATCCGCCCAGTCGGTCCGGCGCATATTCTACGTCTTCTCGACGAATTGGCGTAG
- a CDS encoding ABC transporter ATP-binding protein, whose amino-acid sequence MLDIIDGTIQGQSLRLVTRAGAAAPTPDQIKAGITAKINAAAPRFEDAFMDLLGGGPKLRSPFANMSTKDPDRREDVVVAENLTRHFGSFTAADNISFRVRRGDIFGLIGPNGAGKSTTFKMLNGLLKPSSGNARVAGLDLARAPGKARARLGYMAQKFSLYGDLSVRQNLNFFAGVYGLGGARRRDVIDRMTETFALGPYLGSDAHALPLGFRQRLALACAVMHEPDVLFLDEPTSGVDPRTRREFWSHINAMVGTGVTIMVTTHFLDEAEYCDRIALIYRSRMIALDTPDALKAGVVSQGLPEPTLEDAFVALVEADDAAQVAA is encoded by the coding sequence ATGCTCGATATCATCGACGGTACTATTCAGGGCCAGAGCCTCCGTCTGGTGACCCGCGCGGGCGCCGCCGCGCCCACACCGGACCAGATCAAGGCGGGCATCACCGCAAAGATCAACGCCGCCGCACCGCGCTTCGAGGATGCGTTCATGGATCTGCTGGGTGGCGGCCCAAAACTACGCTCGCCTTTTGCCAACATGTCCACAAAGGATCCGGACCGGCGCGAGGATGTCGTCGTCGCCGAAAACCTGACCCGGCATTTCGGCAGTTTCACGGCGGCCGACAACATCAGTTTCAGGGTCCGGCGCGGCGATATCTTCGGGCTGATCGGCCCCAATGGTGCCGGAAAATCGACCACGTTCAAGATGCTGAACGGGTTGTTGAAGCCCTCATCAGGCAATGCGCGTGTGGCCGGGCTTGATCTGGCGCGCGCGCCGGGCAAGGCGCGTGCACGTCTGGGCTATATGGCGCAGAAATTCTCGCTTTATGGCGATCTCAGCGTCCGCCAGAACCTGAACTTCTTTGCGGGTGTCTACGGGCTTGGCGGCGCTCGGCGGCGCGACGTGATCGACCGGATGACCGAAACATTCGCGCTTGGCCCTTATCTTGGCAGCGACGCGCACGCACTGCCGCTTGGGTTTCGCCAGCGCCTCGCGCTGGCCTGCGCGGTGATGCACGAACCAGATGTGTTGTTCTTGGACGAGCCAACGTCGGGTGTCGATCCGCGCACGCGTCGCGAATTCTGGTCCCATATCAATGCAATGGTCGGAACCGGCGTGACCATCATGGTCACGACGCATTTCCTCGATGAAGCCGAATACTGCGACCGCATTGCGCTAATCTATCGCAGCCGGATGATCGCGCTGGATACACCGGACGCGCTGAAGGCGGGGGTGGTGTCGCAGGGCCTGCCCGAACCGACGCTTGAAGACGCCTTCGTGGCACTGGTCGAGGCCGACGACGCGGCACAGGTGGCAGCATGA
- a CDS encoding ABC transporter permease — MSAAPTGERARRMRGLIVKETRQVMRDPSNLLVAVLLPLLLLFLFGYGISLDPRSYSIGLVVEQPTPETGSFTAALHNSQIFEIETARDRRAFEPALIAGDIRGIVVLAADFSDQIYRGETAPIQVIVDGGDPNTARLVEGYLELLWANWLATESLSRSRALLPLPITVEPQFWYNPELASRYSLIPGSMAIILTLIGALLTALVVAREWERGTMEALLATPIGRFELLLGKIVPYFLLGMGSTILSTAVAVAVFGVPFRGSFLMLAVVSAVFMLSALGQGLLISTATRNQLVAAQASILSAFLPAFYFSNFVFEVDSMPWPLQVIAWAVPANYYVSSLQTLFLTGDIWPVLLPDMAALLAISVGFFVLTVLSTRTRLD, encoded by the coding sequence ATGAGCGCGGCTCCGACAGGCGAACGCGCCCGCCGTATGCGCGGGCTGATCGTCAAGGAAACCAGGCAGGTGATGCGCGATCCCTCGAACCTGCTTGTCGCCGTCTTACTGCCGCTGTTGCTGCTGTTCCTGTTTGGCTATGGCATCAGCCTCGATCCGCGATCCTACAGTATCGGGCTGGTGGTCGAGCAACCGACGCCCGAGACCGGCAGTTTTACGGCAGCCCTGCACAACTCGCAGATATTTGAGATCGAAACTGCGCGCGACCGCCGCGCCTTCGAGCCGGCACTGATCGCAGGTGATATTCGTGGCATTGTCGTGCTGGCAGCCGACTTCTCGGACCAGATATATCGTGGCGAAACGGCACCCATTCAAGTGATCGTCGATGGTGGCGATCCCAACACCGCCCGTCTGGTTGAGGGCTATCTTGAGCTACTGTGGGCCAATTGGCTGGCGACCGAATCTCTCAGCCGGTCACGCGCGCTCTTGCCTTTGCCGATCACCGTAGAACCGCAATTCTGGTACAACCCGGAGTTGGCCAGCCGCTACTCGCTGATCCCCGGGTCGATGGCGATCATCCTGACGCTGATCGGCGCACTTCTGACCGCGTTGGTTGTCGCCCGCGAGTGGGAACGCGGCACCATGGAAGCGCTGCTTGCCACACCGATCGGCCGGTTCGAGCTTCTACTGGGCAAGATCGTGCCGTATTTCCTGCTCGGCATGGGCTCGACGATCCTATCCACTGCTGTCGCCGTCGCAGTTTTTGGCGTGCCGTTTCGCGGCTCGTTCCTGATGTTGGCAGTGGTATCGGCGGTGTTCATGCTGTCGGCGCTCGGTCAGGGACTGCTGATATCAACGGCGACGCGCAACCAGCTTGTCGCGGCGCAGGCGTCAATCCTGTCGGCCTTCCTGCCGGCGTTTTATTTCTCGAATTTCGTGTTCGAAGTCGACAGCATGCCCTGGCCGCTCCAGGTGATTGCATGGGCGGTTCCGGCAAATTATTACGTATCCAGCCTGCAAACGCTGTTTCTGACTGGCGATATCTGGCCGGTTCTACTGCCTGATATGGCCGCTCTGCTGGCAATTTCCGTCGGCTTTTTCGTTCTGACGGTGTTGTCCACCCGCACAAGGCTGGATTAG
- a CDS encoding glutathione S-transferase family protein, with protein sequence MNMPILETEDSTITSLKGIHLYHAGMSNCSMRVRLALEEKGLTWISHEVDLGHQENLEPWYLAIHPKGLVPALVHDGVPVTESNDILHYLEETFPNPALLSSNPALATEENEWVDLAASLHMKAIKTWVYGSTGGASKKRSDMMHYAEIQPDKSLVAFHTHSLDGFSAEEIETARKMLADVFDRMEARLKDNDYLTGDAQSLADIAWLPQYVLLNMLGFDFRPYPGILAWAKRQEQRPSYHRAVADWMPKVPNWVVRTGAKLMRFYRKLKPA encoded by the coding sequence ATGAACATGCCTATTCTAGAAACCGAAGATTCCACCATCACGTCGCTCAAAGGCATTCACCTTTATCATGCGGGCATGTCCAACTGCTCCATGCGGGTCCGCCTTGCTCTGGAGGAGAAGGGATTGACGTGGATTTCCCATGAGGTAGATCTTGGCCATCAGGAAAACCTTGAGCCGTGGTACTTGGCAATCCACCCTAAAGGCTTGGTTCCCGCGCTTGTGCACGACGGCGTTCCGGTGACCGAGTCCAACGACATCTTGCACTATCTCGAAGAAACATTCCCCAATCCTGCCCTGCTTTCCTCAAATCCCGCTCTCGCGACAGAGGAAAACGAATGGGTCGATCTGGCCGCCTCACTGCACATGAAGGCCATCAAGACCTGGGTCTATGGCAGCACCGGTGGCGCATCAAAGAAGCGCTCCGATATGATGCATTACGCTGAAATCCAACCCGACAAGTCACTGGTGGCCTTCCACACGCATTCCCTTGACGGTTTCAGCGCCGAGGAAATCGAGACCGCGCGCAAGATGCTCGCGGATGTATTCGACCGGATGGAAGCGCGGCTCAAGGATAACGACTACCTTACCGGCGACGCACAATCCCTTGCCGATATCGCGTGGCTGCCACAATATGTTCTGCTGAATATGCTCGGTTTTGACTTCCGCCCCTATCCGGGCATCCTTGCGTGGGCGAAGCGGCAGGAACAGCGCCCATCCTATCATAGGGCCGTTGCCGATTGGATGCCCAAGGTCCCGAACTGGGTGGTGCGGACAGGTGCGAAGCTGATGCGGTTCTATCGCAAACTGAAGCCCGCTTAG
- the ygiD gene encoding 4,5-DOPA dioxygenase extradiol, translating to MSPVKALSALRDSLSLSERMPLVFLGHGSPMNAIEDTSFSRTWSTLGRTLPRPKAILVVSAHWMTRGTTLVDVSAMPRTIHDFYGFPDKLFAQQYDAPGDPELAREVVSLLASHHAEGDETWGLDHGAWTVLKFLYPDADVPVFQVSIDMTKGLAYQLEIGQTLTELRDRGVLILGSGNIVHNLGAVNWRPNSKPHDFALAFDALFTEKLAERDFAALADRAGLGHLLTAAHPTVDHYLPALTIAGASDARDDLTYMTDSIDLGSISMRSFVFHAA from the coding sequence ATGAGCCCCGTAAAAGCCCTGTCGGCCCTGCGCGACAGCCTATCCCTGTCTGAGCGGATGCCGCTTGTTTTTCTGGGCCATGGCAGCCCGATGAACGCCATCGAAGACACAAGTTTCAGCCGTACCTGGAGCACGCTTGGCCGCACCCTGCCACGCCCCAAAGCCATCTTGGTCGTGTCGGCCCACTGGATGACCCGAGGCACCACTTTGGTGGATGTCTCGGCCATGCCGCGCACAATTCACGATTTTTACGGCTTTCCTGACAAGCTTTTCGCCCAGCAATACGACGCCCCCGGCGATCCCGAACTGGCGCGTGAGGTCGTGTCGCTGCTGGCCAGCCACCACGCAGAAGGCGACGAAACTTGGGGGCTGGATCACGGCGCTTGGACGGTGCTCAAGTTCCTCTACCCCGATGCGGATGTGCCCGTGTTCCAGGTCTCGATCGATATGACCAAGGGCCTCGCGTACCAGCTGGAGATCGGCCAGACCCTGACCGAGTTGCGCGACCGAGGCGTTCTTATTCTGGGCTCGGGCAATATCGTCCACAATCTGGGCGCTGTGAACTGGCGACCCAATAGCAAGCCGCATGATTTCGCGTTGGCATTCGATGCGCTCTTTACGGAAAAGCTGGCCGAGCGCGACTTCGCCGCCTTGGCCGATCGAGCAGGGTTGGGGCACCTTCTGACGGCGGCCCATCCGACGGTGGATCACTACCTGCCGGCGCTCACAATTGCTGGGGCGTCGGACGCCCGCGATGACCTTACTTACATGACCGACAGCATCGATCTGGGATCGATCTCGATGCGGTCCTTTGTCTTTCACGCTGCTTAA